Genomic window (Myxocyprinus asiaticus isolate MX2 ecotype Aquarium Trade chromosome 26, UBuf_Myxa_2, whole genome shotgun sequence):
GGGCGTCATGACGATCAAGTCTTCGATGAGCGTGAGCTGAAGTTTGAGTTGGGAGATGGAGAGAGTTTGGGTCTGCCACCAGGTGTGGAGAAAGCCCTGCAGGCTATGGAGCAGGGAGAGGAGGCGCTCTTCACCATCAAACCAAAGTAAACACACAGCAACAGTCAAGATTTCATCCATGAGTGTCTTGTGTTTCTTCCCATGGatgtatttattaatgcacaCCAATCACAGGTATGGCTTTGGAACCGCTGGCAGCGACAAATTCAACATCCCTCCCAGTGCAACACTGAAGTACAAAATCAAACTGAAAGCATTTGAGAAGGTCAGTGTATCCTCCTAAATAAAAGTACAGCATAGTATAATTCAcacccaaatatttaaattacAGGATAGAACAGACAGCTTCACAGTGTATAAGGCCAGATAAAAaagtagaggttgaccgatatatatGTCGGATTTATCAGCACCAATTGTTGCTTTTTGAAACTCTATCGGTTAATCGGTCGAtagttgcctttttgtttgttttatttgtctgtGTTGCTCcattttatttttggggattGAGGGGCTTCCAAATTGTTGAAAAAGTTGGTAAAAATGTGCACTCTGAATAGGTTTTAAGTAGATCAAAATTTCATGTTAactttcatgttgattttgagtGAGGGTGTACTTACAGAAAAgaaattgaataattaaatagaaattaaataaaatattaataataaaataccaGATTACCAGAATACTGAACAGTTATGCAGGCGTTCGCTGATGATCTACGGTTAATGAGAGATGATCTACTGCTGATAAATTACTGGTCATGCTATATTATTAAGCTTGTATGACAATGGTTACTTTATAgcgtttttactgtaaaatattgtacatgttttgtttcccttatgtGTTTGTATGAACTAGGAGCACAAACACCCATATATTTCGGTCTTGTTTGCGGTTTTTTTCTTGGTATAATTGAGATTTTGGTTTAACAATAAACTGCAGCTGAGtctgtgtctgtgcccgtcacagCAAGGAGAAACTACATTTTCAAAGCAAatatggaggttacagtgaggcttttacaatggaagtcaatggggccaatttgtggagagtttaaaggcagaaatgtgaagtttataattttataaaatcacttacattcattattctgtcaaaactcatttattatttgagctttaaggttgtttaaatcgtcatttttactgtcattttagggtttgttgacattacatcgtcatgacaatgaagttgtaaaattggttatatctttacacagaaaaaggttattttatctcactaaaatcatgtttacatgcattgtttgTCTTgaagctatacttttaaaatggtgagtattttaatgttcaaaaatggccccctattcacttctattgtaagtgcctcactgtaacccagattttttgtttttgttgaagaATTGGAGGGGAAAGTCAGAATACATTTAGTTTAAGAGACCACTACTAGCTATTGCTTGTCATTGGCATGTGATATTCTCATTTGAAAAAGCATTTAATGGGCCAGAAATTGGTATACAACCCTGCAAAGAgactgcatatttaaaatatatttttattttttatttaaagaagtaCACTAGCTTATAGGTGGTCTctaagctaacagacatggactaaaggctaaaattcattgtttttaataaaataatccaGGGTTGTCTTAGGAAAACTTTGTCTGAATACTTCTTAATGGACTGTGTTTCTAGATCATTCCAATACACACTATAAGTGATCGGTTATAGTGGTATGAGCAGCATATACAGACTCATGGTCATGTGAATGTGAAGTTAAAATGCCATATTCTGTCATACAGGCCAAAGAATCCTGGGAGATGAACTCCATTGAGAAACTGGAACAGAGCGCAATCATCAAAGAGAAAGGAACGCAATATTTCAAGGTAAAGGACATTTCATGCACATTGACTTTTGTTCACTCTTGTTTTCTctattaacccttgtgttgtgtgttgttctaacatattttgtgttcccggtcaaaaatgaccagcccactaagattgttataaatctctcatattgcatatattatcacaagatattgcattagatctttttatcaacttctgtTTTAGTAATTatggttttgtactcctttttggaacatatttaaaattttaaagccTTGAATCTGGACTTTACCAAGCATATAGCTGATCTTACCAGTTCTTaagtaatgctttttaatttgctgacaaattagaacggTTTCatcattctcatcatttgcaaatttgttatcacaccGTTATagtcagagttggtaaaaacataaaaaagatgagagagccatgtgttatatatcattggaaaggtctcaattagtagaatgcaatgagcaaatttgtgtccaaactgcagtgagtattagtgtatgaaattccagtagacacacacaaatataataaacaggagtgtctttttgttaaatttttccttattacttcctgaaaacatacatataacatagacaatgatatatcgtaacttacagcagactatcccgattcaaatgagctcaaatgcaacaaaatgatcagtagatcttgaaatattcctcaaagagtgtacatggaaagatgatgcgTAAGATGGAGCTCAACacactttgtgtgtgtatgtctgaggACTTCATGTGTGCAaaccacatatgtgctcatctaaaggattgggatgctcctgaacacttaatattactttattttgtattctgtTCCATGCATTTtcaatggctggtcatttttgaccgggaacacaatgTAACGGGAAATGTAACGAAAAtcggcaaatatatatatatattttttcagatatcatatgtgaacaaagtcaaggaattttattacatggattaagtaaaaaaaaaaaaaaaaaaaaagaagaaaaaaaaagttattcagttgaaaatgaccagaacacaacataagggttaatctaattgtaaattattttaatgttatttactgGAAGTTAATTTAAATGTCAATAACGGTGACTGAACATAAATGTGTATGCCAGGATGTGGTGAAACTGTCCTTATTGAATGAACTGCATGAGTAATTGGAGTGCGTTTTGTGTGCACAGGAGGGGAAATACAAGCAGGCAGCCGTGCAGTATAAACGCATTGTGTCGTGGTTGGAGCATGAGTCCAGTCTGCAGggggaggaggaagagaaagCCAAAGCGCTGCGATTGGCTGCTCATCTCAACCTGGCTATGTGCTACTTAAAAATGCAGGAACCAAACCTCACCCTCGAGAACTGTGACAAGGTAGGAAATAAACGAAAGGAAAAACCAGGGCTATTTAGAGATTTGTATGGTTTGCTATTAgctacaaaaaacaacaacatgtgaTTAATCACAAGTAATCATTTTATTCTATTAGCAGCACTAATTGAATTTGTTTTCTGGATATATGTGATTTATCTAAATGGTTTCCTATGTATATTGCAAGTAAAGTTGGAATGGGACCTTCACTCCACACTAATTTGCTCTTATTTTTTACTTCTCTGTTTCTTTGTGCAAAGGCACTGGAGCTGGACGCAAATAATGAGAAGGCGTTGTTCAGGCGAGGGGAGGCACTGGTTGTCATGAAGGAGTTTGACAGGGCGAGAGCAGACTTCCAGCACGTCACTCAGTTGTATCCAGCCAATAAGGCAGCAAAGAGTCAGATTGTGCTCTGCCAGAAACATATCAAAGAGCAACATGAGAAGGACAAACGCCTGTATGCAAATATGTTCCAAAAGTTTGCAGATAGGGACGCCAAAGTAAGTGTGTGCAGCCAGTCAGCACTGCCAAATTTGTGTTGCCTTTTGAATAACGAACTAACTACTGGTTGACCAATTTGAGTTTTTTTGCATCGAATCAGTGTTGTAAAAAATCTCCTACAAATGACTTTATTAATTACTTaagcaaaaaagtaatcacattactaattgttACTTTATCGTTAACTTTCCAAACAAAATTCACAGTACAGTTTTTGAATTCCgctcaaaatcaaaataatgtctGCATTTCCTCGTTCTTTGTGCACAAAAGTCATACTTGACACCACATGTTTCTCCTTTACAATGACTTGTTTTGTGGTCTTTCAGCTGTCACACACGCAAACAgatgtagcctacaaattaatATTAACGGTTCATGTTTTAATTGTATTCTACGTTTATTATTTTAGAAACGTGTAACCCAATAATATACTTAAAATTAACTTAATAATTTAActtcataatcagattacacccaaaactgaaactgtatatacacacacacacacacacacacacacacacacacacacagttgtgctcaaaagtttgcataccctggcagaaattgtgaaattttgccattaattttgaaaatatgactgatcatgcatgcgtcttttatttaaggatagtgatcatatgaagccatttattataacatagttgtttggctcctttttaaatcataattataacagaaatcacccaaatggccctgatcaaaagtttacatacccttgaatgtttggccttgttacagacacacaaggtgacacacacaggattaaatggcaattaaaggttaatttcccacacctgtggctttttaaattgcagttagtgtctgtgtataaatagtcaatgagtttgctcTCACgaggatgcactgagcaggcta
Coding sequences:
- the LOC127416664 gene encoding peptidyl-prolyl cis-trans isomerase FKBP4-like — protein: MTAEEVVNEGNSIPIEGEDITPKKDGGVLKLVKNEGTGTESPMTGDKVFVHYVGTLLDGTQFDSSRDRGEKFSFELGKGQVIKAWDIGVATMKIGEICQLICKPEYAYGAAGSPPKIPPNATLVFQVELFEFRGEDITDDEDGGIIRRIITKGEGYTKPNEGASVEVFLEGRHDDQVFDERELKFELGDGESLGLPPGVEKALQAMEQGEEALFTIKPKYGFGTAGSDKFNIPPSATLKYKIKLKAFEKAKESWEMNSIEKLEQSAIIKEKGTQYFKEGKYKQAAVQYKRIVSWLEHESSLQGEEEEKAKALRLAAHLNLAMCYLKMQEPNLTLENCDKALELDANNEKALFRRGEALVVMKEFDRARADFQHVTQLYPANKAAKSQIVLCQKHIKEQHEKDKRLYANMFQKFADRDAKKEVEQDKKQNGTVMEISENGAQEQTAA